Proteins encoded together in one Ferroglobus placidus DSM 10642 window:
- a CDS encoding hydroxymethylglutaryl-CoA reductase, degradative: protein MKTSRIPGFYKLSVKERLRKVAEFANLSEEEMNALLEKGLPNDIADRMIENVIGTFELPLGIATNFLIDGKEYLIPMAIEEPSVVAAASNAAKMARAKGGFFTDYSGNIMIGQIQVTKLKDPNSAKFEVLRHKEEIIEKANEQDPILVNLGGGCKDVEARVINTRFGEMLIVHLLVDVKDAMGANAVNTMAEAVAPLIERITGGKVYLRIISNLAVYRLARAKAIFDKNVIGGEEVVEGIMQAYAFAEADPFRCATHNKGIMNGISAVVIATGNDFRAVEAGAHAYAAIHGYKPLTRYEVNEDGDLVGTIELPMAVGVIGGATKVNPLAKICLKILGVNSAEELARVLAAVGLAQNFAALRALATEGIQRGHMELHARNVAIMAGAVGEEIDKVVEILVRERKVRLDRAKEVLEEIRKK from the coding sequence ATGAAAACTTCCAGAATCCCGGGTTTTTACAAGCTGAGCGTTAAAGAAAGATTGAGAAAAGTTGCCGAATTCGCTAATTTGAGCGAAGAAGAAATGAACGCTCTTCTCGAAAAGGGTTTGCCGAACGATATAGCTGATAGAATGATAGAAAACGTCATAGGAACTTTCGAGCTTCCCCTCGGCATAGCCACGAACTTCCTCATCGACGGAAAGGAGTACTTAATTCCCATGGCTATTGAAGAGCCGAGCGTTGTAGCTGCAGCAAGCAACGCTGCGAAGATGGCGAGGGCAAAAGGAGGATTTTTCACGGACTACTCCGGCAACATAATGATCGGACAGATACAGGTGACGAAGCTTAAAGACCCGAATTCGGCAAAATTTGAAGTTTTAAGGCATAAGGAAGAAATAATCGAGAAGGCTAACGAGCAAGACCCGATTCTCGTAAATCTTGGTGGAGGGTGTAAGGACGTTGAAGCCCGAGTTATAAACACGAGATTTGGAGAAATGCTAATAGTTCACTTGCTCGTTGACGTGAAAGATGCGATGGGTGCTAATGCCGTAAATACGATGGCTGAAGCCGTAGCTCCGCTGATAGAGAGAATAACCGGAGGAAAAGTTTATCTCAGAATAATTTCGAACTTAGCCGTTTACAGGCTTGCAAGAGCTAAGGCGATCTTCGACAAAAACGTTATTGGTGGAGAGGAAGTCGTAGAAGGAATAATGCAGGCTTACGCTTTTGCAGAAGCAGACCCGTTTAGGTGTGCCACCCACAATAAAGGAATAATGAACGGTATATCTGCCGTTGTCATAGCCACCGGAAACGATTTCAGGGCTGTTGAAGCTGGAGCTCATGCTTACGCTGCTATTCACGGCTACAAACCTCTAACGAGGTATGAAGTTAACGAGGACGGAGACCTCGTTGGTACGATAGAGCTGCCGATGGCTGTTGGAGTTATAGGAGGAGCAACGAAGGTAAATCCTCTCGCAAAAATCTGTTTGAAAATACTCGGAGTTAACTCAGCCGAAGAACTCGCAAGGGTTCTCGCAGCAGTCGGTTTAGCCCAGAACTTTGCTGCTCTAAGAGCTCTCGCCACCGAAGGAATTCAGAGAGGGCACATGGAATTGCACGCGAGAAACGTCGCGATAATGGCTGGAGCCGTTGGAGAGGAGATAGACAAAGTCGTCGAGATTCTCGTGAGGGAGAGGAAGGTAAGGCTCGATAGAGCCAAGGAAGTTCTCGAAGAAATAAGGAAAAAATGA
- a CDS encoding DUF2073 domain-containing protein — protein MEGVQLSLISKEKLEKMASMEKLRMILDSVKEGKIVVLESGLTPEEEAKLIEMTMLEIDHENFVGIEVESYPYKESFLSKIFGKKKGRLTVIGPANRLKTLEKKEDLITALVKIGD, from the coding sequence ATGGAGGGCGTTCAGCTGAGCCTGATCTCTAAGGAAAAGCTCGAAAAAATGGCTTCAATGGAGAAGCTCAGAATGATTCTCGACAGCGTGAAAGAGGGAAAGATAGTAGTCCTCGAAAGCGGATTAACACCTGAGGAGGAGGCTAAGCTCATAGAAATGACTATGCTGGAAATAGATCACGAGAACTTCGTTGGAATCGAAGTAGAAAGCTATCCCTACAAGGAGAGCTTCCTCTCCAAAATATTCGGAAAGAAGAAAGGTAGATTGACCGTCATAGGACCTGCTAACAGGCTGAAGACTTTGGAAAAGAAAGAAGATTTGATAACGGCTCTCGTTAAAATAGGGGATTGA
- a CDS encoding Zn-ribbon domain-containing protein, with amino-acid sequence MPHQCTKCGKIFADGDVNILKGCECGNNKFLYIPKVKGREKEELEEQFEKIESVRIIAPGTYEINIEKLLERDEIIIALQENGRYAIHLPSLVKKKKRK; translated from the coding sequence ATGCCTCATCAGTGCACGAAATGCGGAAAAATCTTCGCCGACGGCGACGTGAATATTTTAAAAGGTTGCGAGTGCGGAAACAACAAATTTCTTTACATCCCTAAGGTTAAGGGAAGGGAGAAGGAGGAGCTTGAGGAGCAGTTCGAGAAAATCGAGAGCGTTAGGATAATCGCTCCGGGAACTTACGAGATAAACATCGAGAAACTTCTTGAGAGGGACGAAATCATAATCGCCCTTCAAGAAAACGGAAGATACGCCATTCATCTACCTTCTCTCGTTAAAAAGAAGAAGAGAAAATGA
- a CDS encoding diacylglycerol/polyprenol kinase family protein, protein MVNKSEVLRKSVHLLGLLYIPALFYLGKDFMSAAVLLLTAFASFLEIIRAKKEIFPDSILREYEKRGVGGYLYTGLAFSIITPLFPLKACVIAAICAFAGDGLAGIFKKVNRKLSFPTFFTFSYILSLTLGLDWKLTSVTIIISAMFDGRKFLNDNFTIPISAAITYHFLTTLFG, encoded by the coding sequence ATGGTAAACAAGTCTGAAGTTTTGAGGAAATCCGTACATCTTCTTGGTCTCCTTTACATTCCAGCCCTCTTTTATCTTGGAAAAGATTTTATGAGTGCTGCAGTTCTTTTACTGACAGCTTTTGCCTCTTTTTTAGAGATTATAAGAGCTAAAAAGGAGATTTTTCCCGATTCTATCCTTAGAGAATACGAAAAGAGGGGAGTTGGAGGCTACCTCTACACTGGTTTGGCATTCTCAATAATTACTCCCCTTTTTCCTCTAAAAGCTTGTGTAATAGCTGCCATTTGTGCCTTTGCTGGGGATGGCTTAGCCGGAATTTTCAAAAAAGTGAACAGAAAGCTGTCTTTTCCGACGTTTTTTACATTCTCTTACATTCTAAGTTTAACGCTCGGCTTGGACTGGAAGCTCACCTCAGTTACAATAATTATCTCGGCAATGTTCGATGGAAGAAAGTTTTTGAACGACAACTTCACGATTCCGATTTCCGCAGCGATTACCTACCACTTTTTGACAACTTTGTTTGGGTAG
- a CDS encoding V-type ATP synthase subunit I domain-containing protein, with protein sequence MTEELLSRAENLLKKWDSLFEELKKFVDEDLPKIETSIKKVVERMHLLENRVDKIEKKLERIVFENESLKKTFNNLREGVFTLEAEINGKIEGLKCTFETLENKVENLLKYESEKKAGEVGSEELEKLREEITELKKSVDQLSTELSQLKSSVTEKFWSVREKKVESKSPRIL encoded by the coding sequence ATGACTGAAGAGCTATTAAGCCGGGCTGAGAATTTATTAAAAAAATGGGACTCCCTCTTTGAGGAATTGAAGAAATTCGTTGATGAGGACCTTCCTAAAATAGAAACCAGTATAAAAAAGGTGGTTGAAAGAATGCATTTACTTGAGAATAGAGTCGATAAAATAGAGAAAAAGTTAGAGCGAATTGTTTTCGAAAACGAGAGTTTAAAAAAGACATTCAACAATCTTAGGGAGGGGGTATTTACTTTAGAGGCGGAAATAAACGGAAAGATTGAAGGGTTAAAGTGTACATTTGAAACTCTTGAAAACAAGGTGGAAAATCTTTTGAAATATGAATCAGAAAAAAAAGCTGGTGAAGTTGGGAGCGAGGAACTAGAAAAGTTAAGAGAAGAAATAACAGAATTAAAGAAGAGCGTTGATCAATTATCTACGGAACTTTCTCAATTGAAAAGTAGTGTTACTGAAAAGTTTTGGTCTGTGAGAGAGAAAAAAGTGGAAAGTAAATCACCAAGAATTTTGTGA
- a CDS encoding cation diffusion facilitator family transporter produces MRLKLLLVLYAFSISIKLMGYLKTNYLILLAESLHNLTDVVILLNLLYALRVASKPADYSHPLGHGLAVNIGSLIAGVAFITIISYELVKEGISRIFYEAEYGEGAYLYMLASMLPIVLAFFVMEKRGVAEKTAKMELRNDILSGFSATFGVLAAERFAIIDSAFTIFIAAIIGYSGYMLVKENSRILMGASPDEEFYDKVKKIAESFEEVRSVHDVIATYMGENKIHVDMHVVVDGEMTVREADRLTEKIAKKMMENIPELGYVTIHVCAEEKDRLKSTYEKIMGEI; encoded by the coding sequence ATGAGGTTAAAACTCCTTCTCGTCCTGTACGCGTTTTCGATCTCTATAAAGCTTATGGGCTATTTGAAAACGAACTATCTTATTCTTCTCGCCGAATCTCTCCACAACCTAACCGATGTCGTGATTCTCCTAAACCTCCTCTACGCTTTAAGAGTAGCTTCGAAGCCAGCCGATTACTCCCACCCCCTCGGTCACGGACTGGCTGTTAACATCGGTTCGCTGATTGCCGGAGTCGCTTTCATAACGATAATCTCCTACGAGCTCGTTAAGGAAGGTATAAGCAGAATTTTTTACGAAGCAGAATACGGCGAAGGAGCTTATCTTTACATGCTCGCAAGTATGCTCCCGATAGTTCTCGCTTTTTTCGTAATGGAAAAGAGGGGTGTGGCTGAAAAAACTGCCAAAATGGAACTTAGGAACGACATTCTCTCCGGGTTTTCCGCCACTTTCGGAGTTCTTGCTGCCGAAAGGTTTGCGATAATCGACTCAGCTTTTACCATCTTCATCGCAGCTATTATCGGCTACAGTGGTTACATGCTCGTGAAGGAAAATTCGAGAATTTTAATGGGAGCGAGTCCAGACGAAGAGTTCTACGATAAAGTTAAGAAAATTGCCGAGTCTTTTGAAGAAGTTCGCAGCGTTCACGATGTAATTGCCACCTACATGGGGGAAAACAAGATTCACGTTGACATGCACGTGGTCGTTGACGGGGAAATGACCGTAAGAGAAGCTGATAGGCTTACGGAAAAAATAGCGAAGAAGATGATGGAGAACATTCCGGAGCTCGGCTACGTTACGATTCACGTTTGTGCTGAGGAGAAGGACAGGCTGAAATCTACCTACGAGAAAATAATGGGGGAAATATGA
- a CDS encoding GYD domain-containing protein: protein MGIYVILSRLTDEGAETLKEKPERVKEVNQELERMGVKVLQQYVVFGEYDFVNIVEAPDNITVMKAMVELASRGTIRTVTMPAVPVDEFLEALKK from the coding sequence ATGGGTATCTACGTTATTTTGTCGAGGTTGACGGACGAAGGGGCTGAGACTCTGAAAGAAAAACCGGAAAGAGTTAAGGAGGTCAATCAAGAACTCGAAAGAATGGGAGTTAAAGTTCTTCAGCAGTACGTGGTCTTCGGAGAGTACGATTTCGTCAACATCGTCGAAGCTCCGGACAACATTACCGTCATGAAAGCCATGGTCGAACTTGCGAGCAGAGGGACTATAAGAACCGTTACAATGCCTGCCGTGCCGGTAGATGAGTTCCTCGAGGCTTTAAAGAAGTAA
- a CDS encoding 4Fe-4S binding protein, which translates to MPAKVNPDLCTACGTCVDECPVGAIELNDVAVVNEDVCTECGTCVDVCPNDAITIE; encoded by the coding sequence ATGCCGGCTAAGGTTAACCCGGACCTGTGCACAGCCTGCGGAACGTGCGTGGATGAGTGCCCTGTCGGAGCTATAGAGTTGAACGATGTGGCTGTGGTAAATGAAGACGTCTGCACCGAATGCGGAACTTGCGTAGACGTTTGCCCGAACGATGCTATAACGATTGAGTGA
- a CDS encoding rod shape-determining protein: MSEVEEKKEAEKVEGNVVPIGMKVGSQRTVIAKGDEVIVVETCIKEKENPITGEKDYVVGNEAAELYGDEAVYMLRGGLPGNEEEAELLKIFLTKIAKAYEIPENSYVTYGIPSTETEEGVNLFKKVISQVPIGWAGKEVWNDSFLAALALPEGLGMLEKTFIVVNLGSSTTDVVAVRKGEIVFSMVTGEVSGDLVDRWIKNEIMNLTRGAVNVDLSTAREYKEKYANLKEWKRVEEKVQLFEKGQFSFRLDEAVNKPVERYLDALVDFITLEFLPSLAEFNFKAYKVLLESEFILTGGMAEIPGLKEKFAAKLSEALGFGVKVRSPENPLTASARGALLISQLRVRRG; encoded by the coding sequence ATGAGCGAGGTGGAAGAGAAGAAGGAAGCCGAAAAAGTGGAAGGTAATGTGGTTCCGATTGGAATGAAAGTGGGTTCTCAGAGGACCGTTATAGCGAAGGGGGACGAAGTAATCGTTGTGGAGACCTGCATAAAGGAGAAGGAGAATCCGATAACCGGAGAAAAGGATTACGTAGTAGGTAACGAAGCGGCTGAGCTTTACGGAGATGAAGCTGTTTACATGCTTCGCGGTGGCTTGCCGGGGAATGAGGAAGAAGCAGAACTCCTGAAAATTTTCCTGACGAAAATAGCGAAGGCGTATGAAATTCCGGAGAACTCTTACGTCACCTACGGAATTCCGTCGACTGAAACTGAAGAGGGTGTTAATTTATTTAAGAAGGTCATAAGTCAGGTTCCAATTGGCTGGGCTGGAAAGGAAGTTTGGAACGACTCGTTTTTAGCTGCTTTAGCGCTTCCCGAAGGTTTGGGGATGCTCGAAAAAACGTTCATAGTCGTTAACCTCGGCTCTTCAACCACGGATGTCGTGGCTGTTAGGAAGGGAGAGATAGTTTTCAGTATGGTCACCGGAGAAGTTTCTGGGGACTTAGTTGACAGGTGGATAAAGAACGAGATAATGAATCTCACGAGAGGTGCCGTAAACGTAGATCTGTCTACTGCGAGGGAGTACAAGGAGAAGTACGCGAATTTAAAGGAGTGGAAGAGGGTGGAAGAGAAAGTGCAGCTTTTCGAAAAAGGACAGTTCAGCTTCAGGCTCGATGAAGCTGTCAACAAACCGGTGGAAAGGTATTTGGACGCTCTCGTAGACTTCATAACCCTCGAATTCCTGCCTTCGTTAGCTGAATTCAACTTCAAAGCTTACAAAGTCCTGCTCGAATCTGAGTTCATTCTAACCGGAGGCATGGCTGAAATTCCGGGTTTAAAGGAGAAGTTTGCAGCAAAGCTTTCAGAAGCTCTCGGATTTGGAGTTAAGGTTAGAAGTCCGGAAAATCCGCTAACAGCTTCAGCGAGGGGTGCTTTACTAATTTCGCAACTCAGGGTGAGGAGAGGGTAA
- a CDS encoding UbiD family decarboxylase, which translates to MNFRDAMNVVEYEVVEEEIKHDEVVDFLKKRKLLDKPCLLNVEGKRVATNFVSSRELVAKYLGVKKEELVKVLAKVESGDVSVREMNYDELRDLNDLPIIKYFEGDGGRYITAGVVIACKDPENFSTYNASIHRLMVVDEKKLAARLVPPRHTYLLWRDAVEKGEELEIAVCIGVHPLFMLASSTRLPEGKEFYYAAGLMGGLEVSDVDGIYCPESEVIIRGRITAETVKEGPFVDITGTYDLVRDEPVVEVDKIYAKEDFIYYSITPASKEHQILMGLPAEPEIYKAVSKVCRVKNVVLTPGGRHWLHAVVQIEKRTEGDGKNAILAAFAAHPSLKHVVVVDDDIDVYNYEDIEFAIATRFQADRDLVVVSGARGSSLDPSAKDNITAKMGIDATMKGDRTKFKRVL; encoded by the coding sequence ATGAATTTCAGAGACGCTATGAATGTAGTGGAATACGAGGTTGTGGAAGAGGAAATAAAGCACGATGAGGTGGTGGATTTTCTTAAAAAGAGAAAGCTCCTCGACAAACCCTGCCTTCTGAACGTTGAAGGAAAAAGGGTTGCCACGAACTTCGTTTCCAGCAGAGAACTTGTGGCTAAGTATCTGGGAGTTAAAAAGGAGGAGCTCGTCAAAGTTCTTGCTAAAGTTGAAAGCGGAGACGTTTCAGTTCGCGAGATGAATTATGATGAGCTGAGAGATTTGAACGATTTGCCGATAATTAAGTATTTCGAGGGGGATGGGGGAAGATACATAACAGCCGGAGTTGTTATCGCTTGCAAAGATCCCGAGAATTTCAGCACTTACAACGCGAGCATCCACCGCCTCATGGTTGTCGATGAGAAAAAGCTTGCCGCAAGGTTAGTTCCTCCGAGACACACTTACCTTCTCTGGAGGGATGCGGTGGAGAAGGGAGAAGAGCTTGAGATTGCCGTATGCATAGGAGTTCATCCTCTTTTCATGCTCGCCTCTTCTACAAGGCTTCCAGAAGGAAAGGAGTTTTACTACGCTGCCGGGCTGATGGGGGGATTAGAAGTTTCCGATGTGGATGGAATTTACTGTCCGGAATCTGAGGTGATAATCAGAGGAAGAATCACAGCTGAAACTGTTAAGGAGGGTCCTTTTGTAGATATAACGGGAACTTACGATCTCGTGAGAGATGAGCCGGTTGTGGAGGTGGATAAAATTTACGCAAAGGAAGATTTCATATACTACTCGATAACTCCCGCTTCAAAGGAGCACCAGATTTTGATGGGTCTTCCGGCGGAGCCCGAAATTTATAAAGCTGTTTCAAAGGTTTGCAGAGTGAAAAACGTTGTTTTAACTCCAGGAGGAAGACACTGGTTGCATGCGGTGGTTCAGATAGAAAAGAGGACTGAAGGAGATGGAAAGAATGCTATATTGGCTGCTTTCGCAGCTCATCCGAGTTTGAAGCACGTGGTTGTGGTTGACGACGACATCGACGTATACAATTACGAAGATATCGAGTTTGCCATAGCCACGAGGTTTCAGGCTGATAGAGATCTGGTCGTAGTTAGCGGGGCGAGGGGAAGCAGTTTAGATCCGTCAGCGAAGGACAACATAACGGCCAAGATGGGTATAGATGCGACGATGAAAGGTGATAGAACGAAATTCAAAAGAGTTCTTTAA
- a CDS encoding Era-like GTP-binding protein, with the protein MGLLLSLKKKFGFILKLFFKKDKMRIGIYGPPNAGKTTLANRILRDWTGDVMGVESEIPHETRRAKLREGVKIEVDGKSLTIDIVDTPGIATKIDFHDFLKYGMSEEEAKRRAKEATEGVIEAIKWLDDLDGVLLVMDSTEDPYTQVNVTIVGNIEARGLPLLIVANKIDLPNASPARIKSAFPQHTVVPISALKGINIENLYRAMAEKFG; encoded by the coding sequence ATGGGCTTGTTGCTATCACTAAAGAAGAAGTTCGGCTTTATCCTTAAGCTATTCTTCAAAAAAGACAAGATGCGGATAGGAATTTACGGTCCGCCAAATGCGGGCAAAACGACTCTCGCGAACAGAATTCTGAGAGACTGGACTGGCGATGTGATGGGAGTAGAAAGCGAAATCCCCCACGAGACGAGGAGGGCTAAGCTTAGAGAAGGAGTAAAGATAGAGGTGGACGGAAAATCTCTAACCATAGACATCGTCGACACTCCTGGCATAGCTACGAAAATAGACTTTCACGACTTCTTAAAGTACGGAATGAGCGAGGAGGAAGCTAAAAGGAGGGCGAAAGAGGCTACCGAAGGAGTTATCGAAGCTATAAAGTGGCTCGACGATTTAGACGGAGTGCTTCTCGTTATGGATTCAACCGAAGATCCTTACACGCAGGTGAACGTTACTATAGTCGGTAACATAGAGGCGAGGGGTTTGCCTTTGCTCATAGTGGCGAATAAAATAGATCTGCCTAACGCTTCTCCGGCGAGAATAAAATCCGCTTTTCCTCAACACACTGTGGTGCCGATTTCGGCTCTTAAGGGAATAAACATAGAAAACCTCTACAGAGCGATGGCTGAGAAGTTCGGGTGA
- the trm14 gene encoding tRNA (guanine(6)-N2)-methyltransferase, whose protein sequence is MIFYSTTAPGLEDVAAEELKELGCRIKEERKGKGRVFFEAEIEDIPKLNCFSRCSERIVLLLGRFKVEKLEDVYKAVKSIDFSFIKPEQSFAIRANRVGEHGFTSIDIAREAGQAVIDRYKEDFGVRLRVNLDEPDVIIRCDLVDDDFVVGVDTTGDEALHKRNYRIYQHPAPLNPTIASSLVRLSGWSHNYSLLDPMCGSGTILIEAGMIAKNIPVCKFRENYAYKKLFKLPEPEWEEKDVELKLYGMEKFKKHVEGARKIAEYVGIPVTYIQGDARKLDEYFDSIDFIVTNPPYGLRIARKGIIEDLYSKFLESASKVLEKKLVMITAEKNIARHYAEKFFEIKEERNVMYGGLNCSVFVLE, encoded by the coding sequence ATGATCTTTTACTCTACAACCGCTCCCGGGTTAGAGGACGTTGCGGCTGAAGAGCTTAAAGAGTTAGGCTGCAGAATAAAAGAGGAGAGAAAAGGCAAAGGTAGAGTATTTTTTGAGGCTGAAATAGAAGACATTCCAAAACTAAACTGCTTTTCCCGCTGCTCGGAAAGGATAGTCCTCCTCCTCGGAAGGTTTAAAGTTGAAAAGCTTGAGGATGTGTATAAAGCGGTGAAAAGTATCGACTTTTCTTTTATAAAGCCGGAGCAGAGCTTTGCCATAAGGGCAAACAGAGTTGGAGAACACGGCTTCACCTCCATCGACATAGCGAGGGAAGCCGGACAGGCTGTGATAGACAGATACAAAGAGGATTTCGGAGTCAGGCTGAGAGTTAATCTGGACGAGCCGGACGTTATAATAAGATGCGATTTGGTGGATGACGATTTCGTTGTGGGAGTCGACACCACTGGAGACGAAGCCTTGCACAAAAGAAACTACAGAATCTACCAGCATCCAGCCCCTCTGAATCCCACTATCGCCTCCTCTCTTGTCAGGCTTTCCGGGTGGAGTCACAACTACAGCCTACTCGATCCGATGTGCGGGAGCGGAACGATCTTGATAGAAGCCGGAATGATCGCTAAGAACATTCCCGTTTGCAAGTTCAGAGAGAATTACGCTTACAAAAAGCTGTTCAAACTTCCAGAACCGGAATGGGAAGAGAAGGACGTCGAGTTGAAGCTTTACGGAATGGAAAAGTTCAAAAAGCACGTAGAAGGAGCGAGAAAAATAGCTGAATACGTCGGAATTCCGGTAACTTACATTCAAGGAGACGCAAGAAAGCTCGACGAATACTTCGACAGCATAGATTTCATTGTAACCAACCCTCCTTACGGCTTGAGAATCGCAAGAAAGGGGATTATCGAAGATCTTTATTCGAAATTTCTCGAGTCCGCTTCGAAAGTACTCGAAAAAAAGCTCGTGATGATAACAGCCGAAAAGAACATAGCGAGGCATTACGCTGAAAAGTTTTTCGAAATAAAAGAGGAAAGAAACGTTATGTACGGCGGGTTAAACTGCTCGGTCTTCGTTCTCGAATGA
- a CDS encoding AAA family ATPase — translation MEIYPDFLELKKKLKKIIEDFYSLRTKGAKVISFPSGKGGVGKTTIVLNLAAALALSGKRVAIVDLNLALPNVSLFLQNTPKKTVTHFLCDEAELSEILVKLNIKKAEIDVFPAESIVNLGKKVKIERIRELILYLKPNYDYILFDQSPGLSKFAIYPTLVADVVFVVSADIKPAYLDAIKVRDVLEESGVNFNGFVVNMTKRNNLRYFYNERVYATIPYDWRLKNAFSSGKTVFQLRFGFLSSSKRAFSKFAEKLIEDFPPERVW, via the coding sequence ATGGAAATATATCCAGACTTTCTAGAATTAAAAAAGAAGCTTAAGAAAATTATTGAAGATTTTTATTCACTGAGGACAAAGGGAGCCAAGGTAATCTCTTTTCCGTCGGGGAAGGGTGGTGTGGGTAAAACAACAATAGTTCTAAATCTTGCGGCAGCTCTTGCGTTAAGTGGAAAGAGAGTAGCAATTGTTGATTTAAACCTTGCTTTACCTAATGTGTCTTTGTTTCTCCAGAATACTCCTAAAAAAACTGTAACGCACTTTCTTTGTGATGAAGCTGAACTAAGTGAAATTTTAGTTAAATTAAATATAAAAAAAGCAGAGATAGATGTTTTTCCAGCAGAATCAATTGTTAATTTAGGGAAAAAAGTTAAAATAGAACGAATCAGGGAGCTTATATTATATTTAAAGCCGAACTACGACTACATCCTTTTCGACCAATCTCCGGGCTTGTCGAAATTTGCGATCTATCCAACCCTTGTTGCGGATGTAGTCTTCGTCGTTTCGGCAGATATAAAACCAGCTTATTTGGATGCGATTAAAGTTAGAGACGTTCTCGAGGAGAGCGGAGTTAATTTCAACGGATTCGTCGTGAACATGACGAAGAGAAATAATCTAAGGTACTTTTACAACGAGAGAGTTTACGCAACGATACCTTACGACTGGAGGTTGAAAAACGCTTTTTCTTCTGGAAAAACTGTTTTTCAGCTTCGTTTCGGCTTTTTATCTTCAAGCAAGAGAGCTTTTTCGAAATTCGCGGAAAAGCTAATTGAAGATTTTCCCCCAGAAAGAGTATGGTAA